Proteins encoded together in one Tripterygium wilfordii isolate XIE 37 chromosome 14, ASM1340144v1, whole genome shotgun sequence window:
- the LOC120015460 gene encoding uncharacterized protein LOC120015460 isoform X3, whose protein sequence is MEAVAQIACQLNDTFSTDSDVVRTSTVALDRLSLLPSFPFGLLSIATGGESNGQRVAAATYLKNFTRRSVEGNGSDSKVSKEFKNQLMQSLLLADLQFRVVVVAEFVKQDSWPELVPQLRFAIQNSNLILEGANSQWNTINALTILHTLLRPFQYFLNPKLAKEPVPPQLELIAKEILVPMLAVFNHIVKKDLSTNGFTVIETERILLMVCKCLYFAVRSHMPSALAPNLPSLCCNLIRILDSLSCNVGPTLEDGHLLRLRVGKRSLLIFCALVTRHLKYSNKSMPDIINCTLRIVRHTTNIRKLDFLFEKILSLGFDVISHAVETGLGWRLVSPHFSFLLESAIFPILVLNEKDISEWEEDPDDYMLKNLPSDFGEVLSWREDLFTARESAINLLGVISMSKGPPMMISAKGSASLSKRKKGEKNRDHCYMGELLVFPFLSKFPLPYDANALEAGILDEQVNWHALYNYFGVLMAYGSLENYIRVQKPEYTTTLVRTRVLPLYTGPTCLPYLVASANWVLRKLAPCLPKDMTEDIYSSLLKALAMNDQGDTSWDLVRVSAVGAIAELLANDYPPPKWLPLLRFVIGRIENENDEVLFNLLSSVVEAGIESLAVHIPFAVSSLVGALLKQGHPSLDQRPGLSVFESGIATLAVMVRTWENYILQEVGPTELGEKCKSARTIIGKALSALLQQAWLAPMHSAVEEDEVSPCLLCLVDSSKLLQSVLLSVTGSDVSFELKVPELLLVWADLIADWHDWEESGDLSVFDCIKEVVNLNCKFGLKNFIVGQMPSPPAPPVPRQSIIEGIAAFVSEAISQCSSATWRVCSIVHVLLHVPIFSFETDIVKQSLVSAFSQAAFSRFREVRSNPTSMWKPLLLAISSCYLCHPGTVESVLEKDEDFEIWASALAFACTGSFELALFWKSEMELAVLALAKLVDRLLSLGNPSGLARACFCSLMETAVLLKQVHGGEDTEDEDEETDDDDDGDIEVDNEESEVDDEEMEVDDEEMEVDDEDSEDECEETEEEFLERYAKEAAALESGASVKEGDIDDQDHEIELGSLKEVNLQKTVWLLIERYHICLQQQGLPVQLVLKFLGVFPECRLFFPAI, encoded by the exons ATGGAAGCGGTTGCTCAAATCGCTTGTCAGTTAAACGACACATTCAGTACCGACTCCGATGTCGTCCGTACGTCCACCGTTGCTCTAGATCGCCTCTCTCTCCTCCCCTCGTTCCCTTTTGGTCTCCTTTCCATAGCCACCG GAGGTGAAAGTAATGGTCAAAGAGTTGCAGCGGCCACTTATCTTAAGAACTTCACTAGGCGGAGTGTTGAAGGCAATGGTTCAGATTCGAAAGTTAGTAAGGAGTTTAAGAATCAGCTCATGCAATCTCTGCTTCTAGCTGATTTACAG TTTCGGGTCGTTGTTGTTGCCGAGTTTGTTAAGCAGGACTCTTGGCCTGAACTTGTGCCTCAACTGCGGTTTGCTATTCAGAATAGTAACCTCATTCTTGAAGGTGCAAACAGTCAATGGAATACCATCAATGCCCTtacaattcttcatactctcCTTAGACCTTTTCAG TATTTTTTGAATCCCAAACTTGCAAAGGAGCCGGTCCCACCACAGCTAGAGCTAATAGCAAAAGAAATTCTTGTACCCATGCTAGCAGTATTTAACCATATTGTTAAAAag GATTTATCTACCAATGGCTTTACAGTAATTGAAACAGAGAGGATCCTTCTCATGGTATGCAAATGCTTATATTTTGCG GTGAGATCGCATATGCCATCTGCTTTGGCTCCTAATCTGCCTTCGTTATGTTGTAATTTGATCCGGATCTTGGATTCTTTGAGTTGTAATGTCGGTCCGACACTGGAAGATGGCCATTTGCTGAGGTTGAGGGTTGGGAAGAGGAGTTTGCTCATTTTTTGTGCTCTAGTGACCCGACACCTGAAGTATTCAAATAA GTCAATGCCAGATATCATAAACTGCACTTTAAGGATAGTCAGACATACGACAAATATCCGT AAGCTTGATTTCCTGTTTGAGAAAATATTATCTTTGGGTTTCGATGTGATTTCTCATGCTGTGGAGACAGGCCTT GGATGGAGATTAGTTTCACCTCATTTTTCTTTCCTATTGGAGTCTGCTATCTTTCCAATTTTGGTGCTAAATGAGAAG GATATTTCAGAGTGGGAAGAAGATCCAGATGATTATATGCTGAAGAATCTTCCATCTGATTTT GGGGAAGTTTTATCATGGAGGGAAGATTTGTTTACAGCACGAGAAAGTGCTATAAACTTACTAGGTGTTATTTCAATGTCAAAG GGGCCACCTATGATGATTTCAGCCAAGGGTTCTGCAAGTTTATCCAAGCGTAAGAAAGGCGAAAAGAACAGGGATCACTGTTATATGGGGGAATTATTGGTGTTtccattcttgtcaaagttCCCTCTACCTTATGATGCTAATGCTTTAGAAGCTGGAATTTTAGATGAGCAAGTTAATTGGCATGCCCTTTATAA CTATTTTGGAGTTCTGATGGCATATGGTAGCCTGGAAAAT TATATAAGGGTGCAAAAACCTGAATACACGACGACTTTGGTTAGGACTCGCGTGCTACCACTGTATACCGGACCCACATGTCTACCATATTTGGTTGCCTCTGCAAATTGGGTACTTAGGAAGCTTGCACCCTGTTTACCCAAA GATATGACTGAAGATATCTATTCCTCATTGCTTAAGGCATTGGCAATGAACGATCAGGGGGACACTTCTTGGGACCTTGTGCGGGTTTCTGCTGTTGGGGCAATTGCAGAGCTTCTTGCA AATGACTACCCACCTCCCAAGTGGTTGCCTCTCCTTCGATTTGTAATTGGTagaattgaaaatgaaaatgatgaggTACTATTTAACCTTCTCAGTTCAGTTGTGGAGGCTGGGATTGAAAGTCTTGCAGTACATATTCCTTTCGCTGTTTCATCATTGGTGGGTGCACTCTTGAAGCAAGGACATCCAAGTTTGGATCAACGGCCTGGGCTCTCA GTGTTTGAAAGTGGTATTGCCACATTAGCAGTGATGGTGCGAACTTGGGAGAACTACATTCTTCAAGAGGTTGGACCTACTGAATTGGGTGAAAAGTGCAAATCTGCTCGAACTATCATCGGGAAAGCTTTGTCGGCCCTCTTGCAGCAAGCTTGGCTTGCACCCATGCATTCTGCG GTCGAGGAAGACGAGGTGTCTCCATGTCTTTTATGCTTGGTTGATTCATCAAAACTTCTCCAGTCGGTTCTGCTGTCTGTTACTGGAAGTGATGTGAGTTTTGAGCTTAAAGTACCAGAGCTATTATTGGTTTGGGCAGATCTGATAGCGGACTGGCATGATTGGGAAGAGTCAGGAGATTTATCAGTCTTTGACTGCATTAAGGAAGTTGTTAATCTAAACTGCAAATTTGGGCTAAAGAATTTTATCGTTGGACAGATGCCTTCCCCTCCTGCTCCACCCGTGCCACGACAATCTATCATCGAAGGCATTGCTGCTTTTGTCAGTGAGGCCATCTCACAATGTTCCTCGGCAACATGGAGGGTTTGCTCAATTGTCCATGTGTTACTGCATGTcccaattttctcttttgaaacAGACATTGTGAAGCAATCTCTGGTTAGTGCTTTTAGCCAGGcagcattttcacgtttcagaGAAGTTCGAAGCAACCCTACATCAATGTGGAAGCCTCTGTTGCTTGCTATATCATCGTGCTATTTATGTCATCCTGGTACCGTGGAGAGTGTTCTAGAGAAAGATGAAGACTTTGAAATCTGGGCATCTGCACTGGCTTTTGCATGTACAGGCTCTTTTGAACTGGCACTATTTTGGAAGTCAGAGATGGAGTTAGCTG TGTTAGCGCTGGCAAAGTTGGTTGACAGGTTGCTGTCCCTTGGTAATCCAAGTGGTTTGGCAAGAGCTTGCTTTTGCTCCCTCATGGAGACAGCGGTACTATTAAAACAAGTGCATGGAGGAGAAGAtacagaagatgaagatgaagagactgatgatgatgatgatggggacATTGAAGTTGATAATGAGGAAAGTGAAGTTGATGACGAGGAAATGGAAGTTGATGATGAGGAAATGGAAGTTGATGATGAG GATTCTGAAGATGAATGTGAAGAAACAGAGGAGGAGTTTCTGGAAAGGTATGCTAAAGAAGCTGCTGCCTTGGAAAGTGGCGCAAGCGTGAAAGAGGGGGATATTGACGATCAGGACCATGAAATTGAGTTAG GTTCCTTGAAAGAAGTGAATCTACAGAAAACTGTTTGGTTGTTGATTGAGAGATACCATATTTGCTTGCAACAACAGGGATTGCCAGTgcaacttgttttgaaattcCTGGGAGTTTTTCCTGAATGTAGGTTGTTCTTTCCTGCTATCTAA
- the LOC120015460 gene encoding uncharacterized protein LOC120015460 isoform X4 — protein sequence MEAVAQIACQLNDTFSTDSDVVRTSTVALDRLSLLPSFPFGLLSIATGGESNGQRVAAATYLKNFTRRSVEGNGSDSKVSKEFKNQLMQSLLLADLQVLNVLVETFRVVVVAEFVKQDSWPELVPQLRFAIQNSNLILEGANSQWNTINALTILHTLLRPFQYFLNPKLAKEPVPPQLELIAKEILVPMLAVFNHIVKKDLSTNGFTVIETERILLMVCKCLYFAKLDFLFEKILSLGFDVISHAVETGLGWRLVSPHFSFLLESAIFPILVLNEKDISEWEEDPDDYMLKNLPSDFGEVLSWREDLFTARESAINLLGVISMSKGPPMMISAKGSASLSKRKKGEKNRDHCYMGELLVFPFLSKFPLPYDANALEAGILDEQVNWHALYNYFGVLMAYGSLENYIRVQKPEYTTTLVRTRVLPLYTGPTCLPYLVASANWVLRKLAPCLPKDMTEDIYSSLLKALAMNDQGDTSWDLVRVSAVGAIAELLANDYPPPKWLPLLRFVIGRIENENDEVLFNLLSSVVEAGIESLAVHIPFAVSSLVGALLKQGHPSLDQRPGLSVFESGIATLAVMVRTWENYILQEVGPTELGEKCKSARTIIGKALSALLQQAWLAPMHSAVEEDEVSPCLLCLVDSSKLLQSVLLSVTGSDVSFELKVPELLLVWADLIADWHDWEESGDLSVFDCIKEVVNLNCKFGLKNFIVGQMPSPPAPPVPRQSIIEGIAAFVSEAISQCSSATWRVCSIVHVLLHVPIFSFETDIVKQSLVSAFSQAAFSRFREVRSNPTSMWKPLLLAISSCYLCHPGTVESVLEKDEDFEIWASALAFACTGSFELALFWKSEMELAVLALAKLVDRLLSLGNPSGLARACFCSLMETAVLLKQVHGGEDTEDEDEETDDDDDGDIEVDNEESEVDDEEMEVDDEEMEVDDEDSEDECEETEEEFLERYAKEAAALESGASVKEGDIDDQDHEIELGSLKEVNLQKTVWLLIERYHICLQQQGLPVQLVLKFLGVFPECRLFFPAI from the exons ATGGAAGCGGTTGCTCAAATCGCTTGTCAGTTAAACGACACATTCAGTACCGACTCCGATGTCGTCCGTACGTCCACCGTTGCTCTAGATCGCCTCTCTCTCCTCCCCTCGTTCCCTTTTGGTCTCCTTTCCATAGCCACCG GAGGTGAAAGTAATGGTCAAAGAGTTGCAGCGGCCACTTATCTTAAGAACTTCACTAGGCGGAGTGTTGAAGGCAATGGTTCAGATTCGAAAGTTAGTAAGGAGTTTAAGAATCAGCTCATGCAATCTCTGCTTCTAGCTGATTTACAGGTTCTCAACGTTTTAGTTGAAACG TTTCGGGTCGTTGTTGTTGCCGAGTTTGTTAAGCAGGACTCTTGGCCTGAACTTGTGCCTCAACTGCGGTTTGCTATTCAGAATAGTAACCTCATTCTTGAAGGTGCAAACAGTCAATGGAATACCATCAATGCCCTtacaattcttcatactctcCTTAGACCTTTTCAG TATTTTTTGAATCCCAAACTTGCAAAGGAGCCGGTCCCACCACAGCTAGAGCTAATAGCAAAAGAAATTCTTGTACCCATGCTAGCAGTATTTAACCATATTGTTAAAAag GATTTATCTACCAATGGCTTTACAGTAATTGAAACAGAGAGGATCCTTCTCATGGTATGCAAATGCTTATATTTTGCG AAGCTTGATTTCCTGTTTGAGAAAATATTATCTTTGGGTTTCGATGTGATTTCTCATGCTGTGGAGACAGGCCTT GGATGGAGATTAGTTTCACCTCATTTTTCTTTCCTATTGGAGTCTGCTATCTTTCCAATTTTGGTGCTAAATGAGAAG GATATTTCAGAGTGGGAAGAAGATCCAGATGATTATATGCTGAAGAATCTTCCATCTGATTTT GGGGAAGTTTTATCATGGAGGGAAGATTTGTTTACAGCACGAGAAAGTGCTATAAACTTACTAGGTGTTATTTCAATGTCAAAG GGGCCACCTATGATGATTTCAGCCAAGGGTTCTGCAAGTTTATCCAAGCGTAAGAAAGGCGAAAAGAACAGGGATCACTGTTATATGGGGGAATTATTGGTGTTtccattcttgtcaaagttCCCTCTACCTTATGATGCTAATGCTTTAGAAGCTGGAATTTTAGATGAGCAAGTTAATTGGCATGCCCTTTATAA CTATTTTGGAGTTCTGATGGCATATGGTAGCCTGGAAAAT TATATAAGGGTGCAAAAACCTGAATACACGACGACTTTGGTTAGGACTCGCGTGCTACCACTGTATACCGGACCCACATGTCTACCATATTTGGTTGCCTCTGCAAATTGGGTACTTAGGAAGCTTGCACCCTGTTTACCCAAA GATATGACTGAAGATATCTATTCCTCATTGCTTAAGGCATTGGCAATGAACGATCAGGGGGACACTTCTTGGGACCTTGTGCGGGTTTCTGCTGTTGGGGCAATTGCAGAGCTTCTTGCA AATGACTACCCACCTCCCAAGTGGTTGCCTCTCCTTCGATTTGTAATTGGTagaattgaaaatgaaaatgatgaggTACTATTTAACCTTCTCAGTTCAGTTGTGGAGGCTGGGATTGAAAGTCTTGCAGTACATATTCCTTTCGCTGTTTCATCATTGGTGGGTGCACTCTTGAAGCAAGGACATCCAAGTTTGGATCAACGGCCTGGGCTCTCA GTGTTTGAAAGTGGTATTGCCACATTAGCAGTGATGGTGCGAACTTGGGAGAACTACATTCTTCAAGAGGTTGGACCTACTGAATTGGGTGAAAAGTGCAAATCTGCTCGAACTATCATCGGGAAAGCTTTGTCGGCCCTCTTGCAGCAAGCTTGGCTTGCACCCATGCATTCTGCG GTCGAGGAAGACGAGGTGTCTCCATGTCTTTTATGCTTGGTTGATTCATCAAAACTTCTCCAGTCGGTTCTGCTGTCTGTTACTGGAAGTGATGTGAGTTTTGAGCTTAAAGTACCAGAGCTATTATTGGTTTGGGCAGATCTGATAGCGGACTGGCATGATTGGGAAGAGTCAGGAGATTTATCAGTCTTTGACTGCATTAAGGAAGTTGTTAATCTAAACTGCAAATTTGGGCTAAAGAATTTTATCGTTGGACAGATGCCTTCCCCTCCTGCTCCACCCGTGCCACGACAATCTATCATCGAAGGCATTGCTGCTTTTGTCAGTGAGGCCATCTCACAATGTTCCTCGGCAACATGGAGGGTTTGCTCAATTGTCCATGTGTTACTGCATGTcccaattttctcttttgaaacAGACATTGTGAAGCAATCTCTGGTTAGTGCTTTTAGCCAGGcagcattttcacgtttcagaGAAGTTCGAAGCAACCCTACATCAATGTGGAAGCCTCTGTTGCTTGCTATATCATCGTGCTATTTATGTCATCCTGGTACCGTGGAGAGTGTTCTAGAGAAAGATGAAGACTTTGAAATCTGGGCATCTGCACTGGCTTTTGCATGTACAGGCTCTTTTGAACTGGCACTATTTTGGAAGTCAGAGATGGAGTTAGCTG TGTTAGCGCTGGCAAAGTTGGTTGACAGGTTGCTGTCCCTTGGTAATCCAAGTGGTTTGGCAAGAGCTTGCTTTTGCTCCCTCATGGAGACAGCGGTACTATTAAAACAAGTGCATGGAGGAGAAGAtacagaagatgaagatgaagagactgatgatgatgatgatggggacATTGAAGTTGATAATGAGGAAAGTGAAGTTGATGACGAGGAAATGGAAGTTGATGATGAGGAAATGGAAGTTGATGATGAG GATTCTGAAGATGAATGTGAAGAAACAGAGGAGGAGTTTCTGGAAAGGTATGCTAAAGAAGCTGCTGCCTTGGAAAGTGGCGCAAGCGTGAAAGAGGGGGATATTGACGATCAGGACCATGAAATTGAGTTAG GTTCCTTGAAAGAAGTGAATCTACAGAAAACTGTTTGGTTGTTGATTGAGAGATACCATATTTGCTTGCAACAACAGGGATTGCCAGTgcaacttgttttgaaattcCTGGGAGTTTTTCCTGAATGTAGGTTGTTCTTTCCTGCTATCTAA
- the LOC120015460 gene encoding uncharacterized protein LOC120015460 isoform X1: MEAVAQIACQLNDTFSTDSDVVRTSTVALDRLSLLPSFPFGLLSIATGGESNGQRVAAATYLKNFTRRSVEGNGSDSKVSKEFKNQLMQSLLLADLQVLNVLVETFRVVVVAEFVKQDSWPELVPQLRFAIQNSNLILEGANSQWNTINALTILHTLLRPFQYFLNPKLAKEPVPPQLELIAKEILVPMLAVFNHIVKKDLSTNGFTVIETERILLMVCKCLYFAVRSHMPSALAPNLPSLCCNLIRILDSLSCNVGPTLEDGHLLRLRVGKRSLLIFCALVTRHLKYSNKSMPDIINCTLRIVRHTTNIRKLDFLFEKILSLGFDVISHAVETGLGWRLVSPHFSFLLESAIFPILVLNEKDISEWEEDPDDYMLKNLPSDFGEVLSWREDLFTARESAINLLGVISMSKGPPMMISAKGSASLSKRKKGEKNRDHCYMGELLVFPFLSKFPLPYDANALEAGILDEQVNWHALYNYFGVLMAYGSLENYIRVQKPEYTTTLVRTRVLPLYTGPTCLPYLVASANWVLRKLAPCLPKDMTEDIYSSLLKALAMNDQGDTSWDLVRVSAVGAIAELLANDYPPPKWLPLLRFVIGRIENENDEVLFNLLSSVVEAGIESLAVHIPFAVSSLVGALLKQGHPSLDQRPGLSVFESGIATLAVMVRTWENYILQEVGPTELGEKCKSARTIIGKALSALLQQAWLAPMHSAVEEDEVSPCLLCLVDSSKLLQSVLLSVTGSDVSFELKVPELLLVWADLIADWHDWEESGDLSVFDCIKEVVNLNCKFGLKNFIVGQMPSPPAPPVPRQSIIEGIAAFVSEAISQCSSATWRVCSIVHVLLHVPIFSFETDIVKQSLVSAFSQAAFSRFREVRSNPTSMWKPLLLAISSCYLCHPGTVESVLEKDEDFEIWASALAFACTGSFELALFWKSEMELAVLALAKLVDRLLSLGNPSGLARACFCSLMETAVLLKQVHGGEDTEDEDEETDDDDDGDIEVDNEESEVDDEEMEVDDEEMEVDDEDSEDECEETEEEFLERYAKEAAALESGASVKEGDIDDQDHEIELGSLKEVNLQKTVWLLIERYHICLQQQGLPVQLVLKFLGVFPECRLFFPAI; the protein is encoded by the exons ATGGAAGCGGTTGCTCAAATCGCTTGTCAGTTAAACGACACATTCAGTACCGACTCCGATGTCGTCCGTACGTCCACCGTTGCTCTAGATCGCCTCTCTCTCCTCCCCTCGTTCCCTTTTGGTCTCCTTTCCATAGCCACCG GAGGTGAAAGTAATGGTCAAAGAGTTGCAGCGGCCACTTATCTTAAGAACTTCACTAGGCGGAGTGTTGAAGGCAATGGTTCAGATTCGAAAGTTAGTAAGGAGTTTAAGAATCAGCTCATGCAATCTCTGCTTCTAGCTGATTTACAGGTTCTCAACGTTTTAGTTGAAACG TTTCGGGTCGTTGTTGTTGCCGAGTTTGTTAAGCAGGACTCTTGGCCTGAACTTGTGCCTCAACTGCGGTTTGCTATTCAGAATAGTAACCTCATTCTTGAAGGTGCAAACAGTCAATGGAATACCATCAATGCCCTtacaattcttcatactctcCTTAGACCTTTTCAG TATTTTTTGAATCCCAAACTTGCAAAGGAGCCGGTCCCACCACAGCTAGAGCTAATAGCAAAAGAAATTCTTGTACCCATGCTAGCAGTATTTAACCATATTGTTAAAAag GATTTATCTACCAATGGCTTTACAGTAATTGAAACAGAGAGGATCCTTCTCATGGTATGCAAATGCTTATATTTTGCG GTGAGATCGCATATGCCATCTGCTTTGGCTCCTAATCTGCCTTCGTTATGTTGTAATTTGATCCGGATCTTGGATTCTTTGAGTTGTAATGTCGGTCCGACACTGGAAGATGGCCATTTGCTGAGGTTGAGGGTTGGGAAGAGGAGTTTGCTCATTTTTTGTGCTCTAGTGACCCGACACCTGAAGTATTCAAATAA GTCAATGCCAGATATCATAAACTGCACTTTAAGGATAGTCAGACATACGACAAATATCCGT AAGCTTGATTTCCTGTTTGAGAAAATATTATCTTTGGGTTTCGATGTGATTTCTCATGCTGTGGAGACAGGCCTT GGATGGAGATTAGTTTCACCTCATTTTTCTTTCCTATTGGAGTCTGCTATCTTTCCAATTTTGGTGCTAAATGAGAAG GATATTTCAGAGTGGGAAGAAGATCCAGATGATTATATGCTGAAGAATCTTCCATCTGATTTT GGGGAAGTTTTATCATGGAGGGAAGATTTGTTTACAGCACGAGAAAGTGCTATAAACTTACTAGGTGTTATTTCAATGTCAAAG GGGCCACCTATGATGATTTCAGCCAAGGGTTCTGCAAGTTTATCCAAGCGTAAGAAAGGCGAAAAGAACAGGGATCACTGTTATATGGGGGAATTATTGGTGTTtccattcttgtcaaagttCCCTCTACCTTATGATGCTAATGCTTTAGAAGCTGGAATTTTAGATGAGCAAGTTAATTGGCATGCCCTTTATAA CTATTTTGGAGTTCTGATGGCATATGGTAGCCTGGAAAAT TATATAAGGGTGCAAAAACCTGAATACACGACGACTTTGGTTAGGACTCGCGTGCTACCACTGTATACCGGACCCACATGTCTACCATATTTGGTTGCCTCTGCAAATTGGGTACTTAGGAAGCTTGCACCCTGTTTACCCAAA GATATGACTGAAGATATCTATTCCTCATTGCTTAAGGCATTGGCAATGAACGATCAGGGGGACACTTCTTGGGACCTTGTGCGGGTTTCTGCTGTTGGGGCAATTGCAGAGCTTCTTGCA AATGACTACCCACCTCCCAAGTGGTTGCCTCTCCTTCGATTTGTAATTGGTagaattgaaaatgaaaatgatgaggTACTATTTAACCTTCTCAGTTCAGTTGTGGAGGCTGGGATTGAAAGTCTTGCAGTACATATTCCTTTCGCTGTTTCATCATTGGTGGGTGCACTCTTGAAGCAAGGACATCCAAGTTTGGATCAACGGCCTGGGCTCTCA GTGTTTGAAAGTGGTATTGCCACATTAGCAGTGATGGTGCGAACTTGGGAGAACTACATTCTTCAAGAGGTTGGACCTACTGAATTGGGTGAAAAGTGCAAATCTGCTCGAACTATCATCGGGAAAGCTTTGTCGGCCCTCTTGCAGCAAGCTTGGCTTGCACCCATGCATTCTGCG GTCGAGGAAGACGAGGTGTCTCCATGTCTTTTATGCTTGGTTGATTCATCAAAACTTCTCCAGTCGGTTCTGCTGTCTGTTACTGGAAGTGATGTGAGTTTTGAGCTTAAAGTACCAGAGCTATTATTGGTTTGGGCAGATCTGATAGCGGACTGGCATGATTGGGAAGAGTCAGGAGATTTATCAGTCTTTGACTGCATTAAGGAAGTTGTTAATCTAAACTGCAAATTTGGGCTAAAGAATTTTATCGTTGGACAGATGCCTTCCCCTCCTGCTCCACCCGTGCCACGACAATCTATCATCGAAGGCATTGCTGCTTTTGTCAGTGAGGCCATCTCACAATGTTCCTCGGCAACATGGAGGGTTTGCTCAATTGTCCATGTGTTACTGCATGTcccaattttctcttttgaaacAGACATTGTGAAGCAATCTCTGGTTAGTGCTTTTAGCCAGGcagcattttcacgtttcagaGAAGTTCGAAGCAACCCTACATCAATGTGGAAGCCTCTGTTGCTTGCTATATCATCGTGCTATTTATGTCATCCTGGTACCGTGGAGAGTGTTCTAGAGAAAGATGAAGACTTTGAAATCTGGGCATCTGCACTGGCTTTTGCATGTACAGGCTCTTTTGAACTGGCACTATTTTGGAAGTCAGAGATGGAGTTAGCTG TGTTAGCGCTGGCAAAGTTGGTTGACAGGTTGCTGTCCCTTGGTAATCCAAGTGGTTTGGCAAGAGCTTGCTTTTGCTCCCTCATGGAGACAGCGGTACTATTAAAACAAGTGCATGGAGGAGAAGAtacagaagatgaagatgaagagactgatgatgatgatgatggggacATTGAAGTTGATAATGAGGAAAGTGAAGTTGATGACGAGGAAATGGAAGTTGATGATGAGGAAATGGAAGTTGATGATGAG GATTCTGAAGATGAATGTGAAGAAACAGAGGAGGAGTTTCTGGAAAGGTATGCTAAAGAAGCTGCTGCCTTGGAAAGTGGCGCAAGCGTGAAAGAGGGGGATATTGACGATCAGGACCATGAAATTGAGTTAG GTTCCTTGAAAGAAGTGAATCTACAGAAAACTGTTTGGTTGTTGATTGAGAGATACCATATTTGCTTGCAACAACAGGGATTGCCAGTgcaacttgttttgaaattcCTGGGAGTTTTTCCTGAATGTAGGTTGTTCTTTCCTGCTATCTAA